In one Nicotiana tomentosiformis chromosome 6, ASM39032v3, whole genome shotgun sequence genomic region, the following are encoded:
- the LOC138893530 gene encoding uncharacterized mitochondrial protein AtMg00810-like produces the protein MEGWNIHQMDVYNAFLQGDLPDEIGTNIIVIIVYVDDMLITGNNIQLIEETKQKLQQAFKIKDLGELRYFLGMEFSRSKRGILMNQRKYSVELIEELGLSTSKPAFTPLEYKQKYTLKELDDIAGLEGDEQLKGKYQRLIGKLLYLTLTRPNISFAIQTLSQFMQQPKISHWEAALRVVIYVKKEPGLGILTSSQRSNTLSAYYDADWASCPNTRRLVTGFLVKLDNSLISWKSKKQNTISRSFAKAEYRSMAWTVVELVWLTSLFKELGAQVKLPVELFCDNKEALQIAANPGKATTRTGENNTCEFKRSTGRYLDKGAVEVQHEYLMPKLGVFNIFAPTSLRGSVRDGIT, from the exons ATGGAAGGGTGGAacatccatcaaatggatgtgtaCAATGCTTTCCTGCAGGGTGACTTACCTGATGAG ATAGGAACCAATATCATTGTTATTATTGTTTacgtggatgacatgttaatcaCTGGGAATAATATCCAGTTGATAGAAGAAACAAAGCAGAAATTGCAGCAGGCCTTCAAGATAAAAGACCTTGGTGAGTTGAGGTATTTTCTGGGGATGGAGTTCAGCAGGTCAAAGAGAGGCATTTTGATGAATCAAAGGAAGTATTCAGTGGAACTCATTGAAGAGCTGGGGCTAAGTACCTCTAAACCAGCTTTCACCCCATTAGAATATAAACAAAAGTATACTCTCAAAGAGTTGGATGATATTGCAGGCTTAGAAGGTGATGAGCAATTAAAGGGTAAGTATCAAAGACTGATTGGGAAGTTGTTATACTTAACATTGACAAGACCAAACATATCCTTTGCAATCCAAACACTTAGTCAATTCATGCAACAACCCAAAATAAGTCATTGGGAAGCAGCATTGAGAGTGGTCATATATGTCAAGAAGGAACCAGGCTTGGGAATCCTCACGAGCAGTCAAAGGAGCAATACACTAAGTGCATATTATGATGCTGACTGGGCTTCATGTCCTAACACAAGAAGATTAGTCACTGGGTTTCTTGTTAAGCTTGACAATTCTCTTATATCCTGGAAGTCTAAGAAGCAAAACACGATTTCAAGAAGCTTTGCAAAAGCAGAATACAGGAGCATGGCTTGGACAGTAGTAGAACTTGTTTGGTTAACAAGCTTGTTTAAAGAGCTTGGTGCACAAGTGAAGCTTCCAGTTGAATTGTTCTGTGATAACAAGGAAGCTCTGCAAATTGCTGCAAATCCA GGAAAAGCTACAACAAGGACTGGTGAAAATAATACATGTGAGTTCAAAAGATCAACAGGCAGATACCTTGACAAGGGGGCTGTTGAGGTGCAACATGAGTACTTGATGCCCAAGTTGGGAGTGTTCAATATTTTTGCACCtaccagcttgagggggagtgttcgAGATGGGATAACTTGA